Within Ficedula albicollis isolate OC2 unplaced genomic scaffold, FicAlb1.5 N00405, whole genome shotgun sequence, the genomic segment TCATGGACACAAGACACCTCCTACATTCTAGAGATGGATTTGGGCAGAAGGAGCCCCCAGCCCAAGGAGCCCCCACCTCGTTTTCCCCCTCAAACCTGGATTTGTCATTCCCAAGCCACACCtggatggaggaggaagaaaagcccAACAAGTGCTTGGAATGTGAGAAGAGCTTCTGCTACAGCTCCCAACTGAGGGAACAGCAGAACATGCACACTGGGGAATGGCCCTATGGGTGTAGGAAATATGGGAAGAGTTTCAGTTGGAGCTCCAAGCTCACCAAGCATCACAAGATTCACACCAGAGAAAGGCCTGGAATATGGAAAGACCTTCAGGTGGAATTCTGACCGCATCACCCATCAACACATCCACACCAGGGAGAGGCCTACGAGTGtcctgagtgtgggaagagcttcgtgctctgctgcagctccatcccccatgGGAGGATCGGTGTTGGATGATCCCCAGTGACCCCCCGttgggcagagccctggtgtTCCCTGTTCCAGGTGATCCCCTGGGTGGGAGGAAGTTGTTGGAgagatttctttcccttctccttgtgTTGCTGTGATTTGGTTGGTAATAaattccctccctgtgcccaggctgggtcTGTTGTGGCTGTGCCGGAGTTTGCTGAGGGATCTCTCCCAATCCTTATCCCACCCAGGAACACTTGGTTCCATTTTCTGTCCCCTGCATGGCTGTCGGGGGCAGGGACAGAACGCTTTGGGAGGTGCCTGGCATTGGGCAAGCCCTCGCCATGGGCACCGCTGTGATCTCACGTACCTGGGGACACATTTCTGGGCACGTCTGAGCTCCCATCTGTCCAAATCCCGAAAATCCTTGAAAAAAGGGGTCTGGGATTACCAACGTTCCCAGATTTTGAGTACGGGGGCTTTGCGCACTCCCAGAGTGCAAaaatcctaggaaaaaaaaaaaaaggatttgggaACACCCAGTTTaccatttaaaatttcagtataGGAAAGTTTGGACACTCCCAGATCTCAAAATCATGGAAATATAGCATTTTAAGCAACCTCAGTCACTAGTAGTCCTGGAAAAAGGCCATTTGCGTAGCCCCAAAGTATCAAAATCATGGCAAAAAAAAGGGGTTTGAGAATGCCAAGATATCCGAATTATGGGTACAGTGGAGTTTAGACATGTCCAGCCCGAAAACAACCCTGGAACATGGGGTATGGGAAATCCCAGGCCCCCAAAATTCTGGTAAATGAGGAATTTGGCCACCCCAAAATCTCGGAAAAAGGAGAAACCCCAACCCCTGTCCAAAAATAATGGGACAACGCccttccccaaaaatccctaaaaaccccccaaaaaatcccaaaaaaggAATGGAACCCCCTAAACCCCTTCTATCTCGAAATTTTCAAAGATACAgggaaccccaaatcccaaccccGCTGTTCCAtgagcccccaaatcccacctcgGACCCCCCAAATCCCGGGCAGCGtgagggccagcagcagcagccccgggaGGCTCCGTGCTCCGTCCATGGATCCGCGGGGTCCCGCACACTGGAAAGGGTCGGTGCTGCTCCCACAAAAGCGTCTCGGAAATGGAGGGACTGGGAGTGGGGGCCGCAGCACCCTAAAAACCGCACAGCCAATGGGAGAGCGGCATTGGTGTTTAGTTGCCGTGTAGAGCCTTTAAAAAATGAGTCCGCAAGGAAATTTTAGCCAATCAGATCGCGCGGGGTTGGTGACTCATTGGTTGCTAGGAAGAGCCTCAGGAAAATGGGTCTCAAACAGAACCGACCAATCAGGGAGCGCAAAAAACACCATCAGTCAATCACGGCGAGCCCCGCAGCAGAGGCAGCCAATCAAAGTGCGGTTCCGAGCCACGCCCGACCAATCAGAGCGCGCGGCCTTAATGACCCGGTGCGGATCCGGACTGACACGTCCAGCGCAGCCCCAGCGGCTGCTTTGGGGCTGGCGGCTCCTGCCCGGCGCTGGCCATGGGGCGAGTGGCGGCAGCTGGGGCCggactggtggcactggtggtgctgggagcccCCCGTGGTGCGGGCGCGGAGCTCTCGGGTCAGCGGGGGGGGCGGGAGGCGGTaggaccgggggggggggggggggggggggggggggggggggggggggggggggggggggggggggggggggggggggggggggggggggggggggggggggggggggggggggggggggggggggggggggggggggggggggggggggggggggggggggggggggggggggggggggggggggggggggggggggggggggggggggggggggggggggggggggggggggggggggggggggggggggggggggggggggggggggggggggggggggggggggggggggggggggggggggggggggggggggggggggggggggggggggggggggggggggggggggggggggggggggggggggggggggggggggggggggggggggggggggggggggggggggggggggggggggggggggggggggggggggggggggggggggggggggggggggggggggggggggggggggggggggggggggggggggggggggggggggggggggggggggggggggggggggggggggggggggggggggggggggggggggggggggggtgggaagaTGATGTGAGAGGGGAAATGGGGTaaggggggagaagaggaagTGGGAGCGCGGGCAGCAGGGTCCCATTGCGGCCGTGGGGAACATGGGGTGCGGGGTGGGGATTCGATGTGGACGCCGGAGCTCTGGGGAGTGCTCGGGGGCACCCCATGACCTGtgtcctgcacacacaggggtGTTCCAGTTCAAGGGTTGGGTCGAGTGTCACTTCAGTAATGGCACGGAGAAGGTGAGATTGGTGCAGAAGTACATCTACAACCGGGAGGAGTACCTGCGCTACGACGCCGACGTGGGGCGGTACGAGGGATTCAACCCCTATGGGGAGTGGAATGCCCGGCGATTCAATAGCAATCCGAAATGGATGCAGTACATACCGTCTCGGGTGGACCTGTACTGCACTCACAGCTACGGGTGTTATACCCCGTTTCTCGTGGAGCGTCAAGGTGATCGCGGGGCAGAGCCTGTCCCCTCGGGCCCTGTCCTGGCAATGACCCTGGAGCCCCTCAGAACCTCCCTGGGAACCATCCCAGAGCCTCCAGCCCACCCTGGGCTCTTCTCCGGGAGCATCCTGTCTCTTGCAGTTTAACCCCGTGGctctcccagtccatcccagtctaTCCCTCTGCCCCTCTCGCGCGTCCATCCCACGCATAGTTGGAGCTAACGCTACTTAGCCAATCAGATTGCGTCACGCTGATGCCTCATCTGTTGCTAGGCAGATCCGAAATTCTGAGTGCCCAGCGCTGGACTCCGCCTCCCAGAGCCGCGAGGTTCATTCCTAGTTCATACCAGCGCCGCTCCAGTCTCTCCTAGTGCCACCCATGTCGCTCCAATTCCTTCTCCGGCCATTGCCAGTCCATTTCCAGTCTGATCCCAGTTCATTCTCAGTTCACTCCCAGACCTCCACCCTCTCTTTCAGGGCCCCCCAATCCAAtcccatctctcccagtccCACCACTGTCCgtcccagttcattcccagcCGCTCCCAGTCcactcccagtccattcccagtccctctcaGTCCCACACCACCGCTCCCCgctctctcccagtgctccccagcgTGTCCATCTCGCTGATGCCCTCGAgctcccagcccggccccggccgCCTGCTCTGCTCCGTGATGGATTTCTACCCTGCCCAGATCCAGGTGAGGTGGttccagggccagcaggagctctcGGAGCACGTGGTGGCCACCGACGTGGTGGCCAACGGCGACTGGACCtaccagctgctggtgctgctggaaacgCCGCCCCGGCGCGGGCTCAGCTACACGTGCCAGGTGGAGCACgtcagcctggagcagccgCTGAGACAGCGCTGGGGTACGGGGGAGGCACTGGGGGGTCTGCCAgaggcactgggatgtgctgggagcaactgggagggacagggagagagccTGGGTGAAAGTGGGAGATGGGCTCGGGCGTgtggaagggctgggaaggagttTGAAGGATGCTGgggagggtgggatgggggggagtttgggggtgctgggtgtaACTGGGAGGGAGTTTGGGGGCGCTGGGTGTAACTGGGAGGgagtttgggggtgctgggtgtaACTGGGAGGGAGTTTGGGGGCGCTGGGTGTAACTGGGAGGgagtttgggggtgctgggtgtaACTGGGAGGGAGTTTGGGGGCGCTGGGTGTAACTGGGAGGgagtttgggggtgctgggtgtaACTGGGAGGGAGTTTGGGGGCGCTGGGTGTAACTGGGAGGgagtttgggggtgctgggtgtaACTGGGAGGGAGTTTGGGGGCGCTGGGTGTAACTGGGAGGgagtttgggggtgctgggtgtaACTGGGAGGGAGTTTGGGGGCGCTGGGTGTAACTGGGAGGgagtttgggggtgctgggtgtaACTGGGAGGGAGTTTGGGGGCGCTGGGTGTAACTGGGAGGgagtttgggggtgctgggtgtaACTGGGAGGGAGTTTGGGGGCGCTGGGTGTAACTGGGAGGgagtttgggggtgctgggtgtaACTGGGAGGGAGTTTGGGGGCGCTGGGTGTAACTGGGAGGgagtttgggggtgctgggtgtaACTGGGAGGGAGTTTGGGGGCGCTGGGTGTAACTGGGAGGgagtttgggggtgctgggtgtaACTGGGAGGGAGTTTGGGGGCGCTGGGTGTAACTGGGAGGgagtttgggggtgctgggtgtaACTGGGAGGGAGTTCGGGGGTGCTGGGTGTAACTGGGAGGGAGTTTGGGGGCGCTGGGTGTAACTGGGAGGCGGGGATGCTGGTGGGCATGCTGGCTGGAGGGAGTTCGGGGGTGCTGGGTGTAACTGGGAGGgagtttgggggtgctgggtgtaACTGGGAGGGATCTGAGCGAgcctggaagggctggagggagatCGGGGATGGGAAAACGGGGCTCGGGATGAGGTTGGTTGCGCTGCAAAGAGATTGGGAGGGGTCTTGGTGAGTCCCGGTGGGGCTGAGAAAAGAGTGGGAGACAGTTTGGGGGTCCTGGGGCATAGGGGGGGGACAACTGGGAGGAGTCAGTGGGATGgtgagagggacaggaggggcttTGGTGAGTCCTGTGGGGGCTGGGAAGAGATTGGGACAGGAGGTTTCAGGGGGTCCTGAGTGGGCTGGGGGCGATCGGGAGGGCGCTGGGAGAGGCTTGGAGTGTCTGGGAGAGGTTTTGGAGGGCGCTGAGCCCTGCGGACCCCTAGAGATGCCGCCGGACGCCGCCCGCAGCAAGATGCTGACGGGGATCGGGGGCTTCGTGTTGGGCTCGGTCTTCCTGGCCCTGGGGCTCGGCTTCTACGTGTGCAAGAAGGTTCGGGTTGGGGGGGGTGCCGGGGATCGTGTCCCCCCTGTCCCGGAGCGTGTGAGGTCCCCCCGGGGCCCCCAGCCCGGTGTCACCTCCTTTTCTGTGCCCGCAGAGCTCCTGAGCCGCCAGCGGCCACAGCCCCTCCCCGTGGCCTCGGGTCCGGCCGGGCCCCCCTGCTCCGTCCCCGCGCTCATTTTGGGGGGGTCGTGTGTCTGCCCCAGCACCGCTGTCACTCTGCCCCCGCCCGGCTGCTGGCAGTGTTCCAAATAAAGCTTCTCAGTTGGATCCGGTTCTGTTTATTTGGGGGAACAGGGGAGAGATTTGGGGCGAGGGGAAATGAGACAGTGTTGGGAAAACGGGGTCGGGCCGAGGGTAGGCGGTGAGACCGGGTGGAGCGGAAGAAGGGATGGAGTGATGCACAAATTATAGAAAATTTGGATTTTCCTTTATATATGTTTGTTGGAATTAATTAGGACATATAGATAGATAGGCTTTGCTGGAGATAATTAAGAGTTTGTTCTTAGTTAAAAGAAACCGGATTTGAGGTGGTTATGCTGGATTTAAATAACgaattgcttttcattttttgtttgcttagcTCTGTTTATAATGAGAAACGGACaaactgagaaataaaactaaaggAATGTGAGGCATAAATTCGCAAGTTTCGTCATTAAATAAATTCCAAACTGGTGCCAGAGAGCTCCGGAGGTCTCACCTCAAAAAGGAACACAGACAATCGCAAACCTTTCACATCTTGAAACCCATACAAAAGTCGCAGGGAGAGGAAATTGGAGTTGTCCCAGAGATGATTTGTGTTGTCATCTGTGGGAGGGGATGAGAACTCGGAACGAGGAAGACTCACCTTACTTTCTCTCTTTACGACCCCTCCTCATAAAAAGGAGCAGTGACCCAATTCAGGGAGCAGACCACACATGTTTTATGGACTTTTAAGCTAATTACCAGAGGAAGCTGAGATGGTGAGGTTTTAGTGCtacaaatatgcaaatatttaaaattttgaaaataaacagaatttgtTATGGGTTGAAACGTTGCAGTGCGTATTAGGGGGTCACCCCATGCAGCAGCCCGGCAACGAATTAAACATACATATGAAATTATAAACTGTCATTGTCTTTTGTTGGTCACAGGTGCCACAATCCGCTCAACCCGAGCAGGAGTCGTGATGGTTTGTTCGTTCAGGACTCGTCCGAGTTGATAGCATATCCCGAAAAACAGAGATAGAAAGTTGGACAGAATAGGAAAGTAGGAAAAAGATAAAGGaatagaaaaaggagagagaaaacaaaacaaataattaatttaacaatcaattttcaatttcaatttctgattacaaaaagataaataaacaatttaaatcAAAGTTCAATTTCTGATtacaaaaaagataaataaacaatttaaatcAATGTTTataaattttcaatttcaatttttgatttaacaataataatttcttGCTTGAAATATAATAAGCAATTTGAATCagtacttaaaagaaaatacaacataattaaaataataactaGAATTCAATCTTGATCAATGTTCATGATGCAATACAACAAAGaagctattttaaaacaagtaattttcaaattacaaatcaaaaaattaatttcattttaaaatggaacacaactaaaataagcaattttaaaCCAAGcaattttcagatttaaaactgcaattttaGTAAAGCTACAGACACAAAGATTTAAATGATTTTTAGTACTCACTACCAAAATCTTCTATGAAAATACTATCACAAGCAGTTCTAAAGCATGCACACCCATTGCTCATATACCCCAGTAGTATTTCAGGAATCTCCTTTGGATAACTTTCAAAGTTACAGACATTCTGTTCTATGTCTAAGCAAATATCTTGAGCTCTGATTGCATTACTTTCACAGATAAACCCTTGTTGTTCCCAGACAATGTAAGTttccaaattaatattttgttactTTTCACAAATTTGACGGGCCCAttctctgggggggggggggggggggggggggggggggggggggggggggggggggggggggggggggggggggggggggggggggggggggggggggggggggggggggggggggggggggggggggggggggggggggggggggggggggggggggggggggggggggggggggggggggggggggggggggggggggggggggggggggggggggggggggggggggggggggggggggggggggggggggggggggggggggggggggggggggggggggggggggggggggggggggggggggggggggggggggggggggggggggggggggggggggggggggggggggggggggggggggggggggggggggggggggggggggggggggggggggggggggggggggggggggggggggggggggggggggggggggggggggggggggggggggggggggggggggggggggggggggggggggggggggggggggggggggggggggggggggggggggggggggggggggggggggggggggggggggggggggggggggggggggggggggggggggggggggggggggggggggggggggggggggggggggggggggggggggggggggggggggggggggggggggggggggggggggggggggggggggggggggggggggggggggggggggggggggggggggggggggggggggggggggggggggggggggggggggggggggggggggggggggggggggggggggggggggggggggggggggggggggggggggggggggggggggggggggggggggggggggggggggggggggggggggggggggggggggggggggggggggggggggggggggggggggggggggggggggggggggggggggggggggggggggggggggggggggggggggggggggggggggggggggggggggggggggggggggggggggggggggggggggggggggggggggggggggggggggggggggggggggggggggggggggggggggggggggggggggggggggggggggggggggggggggggggggggggggggggggggggggggggggggggggggggggggggggggggggggggggggggggggggggggggggggggggggggggggggggggggggggggggggggggggggggggggggggggggggggggggggggggggggggggggggggggggggggggggggggggggggggggggggggggggggggggggggggggggggggggggggggggggggggggggggggggggggggggggggggggggggggggggggggggggggggggggggggggggggggggggggggggggggggggggggggggggggggggggggggggggggggggggggggggggggggggggggggggggggggggggggttcttgCTTGAAATGTAATAAGCAATTTGAATCagtacttaaaagaaaatacaacataattaaaataataactaGAATTCAATCTTGATCAATGTTCATGATGCAATACAACAAAGaagctattttaaaacaagtaattttcaaattacaaatcaaaaaattaatttcattttaaaatggaacacaactaaaataagcaattttaaaCCAAGcaattttcagatttaaaactgcaattttaGTAAAGCTACAGACACAAAGATTTAAATGATTTTTAGTACTCACTACCAAAATCTTCTATGAAAATATTATCACAAGCAGTTCTAAAGCATGCACACCCATTGCTCATAAAGCCCAGCAGTGTTTCAGGAATCTCCTTTGGATAACATTCAAAGTTACAGACATTCTGTTCTATGTCTAAGCAAATATCTTGAGCTCTGATTGCATTACTTTCACACATAAACCCTTGTTGTTCCCAGACAATGTAAGTTTCcagattaatattttgttaCTTTTCACCAATTTGACAGGCCCATTCTCTATGCTCAAAAGGATAGAGAATAGCTCCGTCGTGATTCAGCCCTAATGCAACAATAGGGAATATTGAATGTACTGGAGCATTACATATGGTCAGTGcaaaggctgtggctgtgtttaTGCTGGGGTAGTAGTTTCACCAGGACTggaattcttttttaaaatcatcgGCATTATCCCAAATTATTCTCCGAATTTTCGTAGAAAATGTGGTTTCCTTGACTTCTCATACAATTGAGGCAGCAACTGACTGCATCCACAATTGAGCCTGGATACAGCAGAGAGCTAAAGAAATGTTAGCAAATTTATTCATTAATACTTCTAAATCAATACTATTCAAAATTCCCAATCTTGTTCCCACAACACCGGTCATGtctcttgtttgtttcttgaaaGGATCCTCCTGGTTTTGTAACCAGGTTGTCCATCCCTAGAAAAGGTGAACAAGCCAGCCGAATTACTGAGACAATGTTTTGCATTGGCAATTTGACTTGTTTAAAAGACCATGCCAAATTAAACAATATTTGCTGTTGGCCAGTTTTCCGAATTACCCAAGGTccaatttcaaaaattttcaggCTCAGTACAACCGGTGGTTGGGTAGTAGGTGTTACAACATTAACATAAAGTTCCCCTCCatattttgtattgtttttacCACACATATTTTCATAGGAAAATTGTACAACAGTTCAATTNGTTGGGCTCGGTCTTCCTGGCCCTGGGGCTCGGCTTCTACGTGTGCAAGAAGGTTCGGGTTgggggggtccccccccccccccccccccccccccccccccccccccccccccccccccccccccccccccccccccccccccccccccccccccccccccccccccccccccccccccccccccccccccccccgtgtgcAAGAAGGTTCGGGTTGGGGGGGTGCCGGGGATCGTGTCCCCCCTGTCCCGGAGCGTGTGAGGTCCCCCCGGGGCCCCCAGCCCGGTGTCACCTCCTTTTCTGTGCCCGCAGAGCTCCTGAGCCGCCAGCGGCCACAGCCCCTCCCCGTGGCCTCGGGTCCGGCCGGGACTCCTCGCTCTGTCCCCGTGCTGATTTTGGGGGGGTCATGTGTCTCCCCCAGCACCGCTGTCACTCTGCCCCCGCCCGGCTGCTGGCAGTGTTCCAAATAAAGCTTCTCANNNNNNNNNNNNNNNNNNNNNNNNNNNNNNNNNNNNNNNNNNNNNNNNNNNNNNNNNNNNNNNNNNNNNNNNNNNNNNNNNNNNNNNNNNNNNNNNNNNNNNNNNNNNNNNNNNNNNNNNNNNNNNNNNNNNNNNNNNNNNNNNNNNNNNNNNNNNNNNNNNNNNNNNNNNNNNNNNNNNNNNNNNNNNNNNNNNNNNNNNNNNNNNNNNNNNNNNNNNNNNNNNNNNNNNNNNNNNNNNNNNNNNNNNNNNNNNNNNNNNNNNNNNNNNNNNNNNNNNNNNNNNNNNNNNNNNNNNNNNNNNNNNNNNNNNNNNNNNNNNNNNNNNNNNNNNNNNNNNNNNNNNNNNNNNNNNNNNNNNNNNNNNNNNNNNNNNNNNNNNNNNNNNNNNNNNNNNNNNNNNNNNNNNNNNNNNNNNNNNNNNNNNNNNNNNNNNNNNNNNNNNNNNNNNNNNNNNNNNNNNNNNNNNNNNNNNNNNNNNNNNNNNNNNNNNNNNNNNNNNNNNNNNNNNNNNNNNNNNNNNNNNNNNNNNNNNNNNNNNNNNNNNNNNNNNNNNNNNNNNNNNNNNNNNNNNNNNNNNNNNNNNNNNNNNNNNNNNNNNNNNNNNNNNNNNNNNNNNNNNNNNNNNNNNNNNNNNNNNNNNNNNNNNNNNNNNNNNNNNNNNNNNNNNNNNNNNN encodes:
- the LOC101816546 gene encoding class II histocompatibility antigen, B-L beta chain-like, producing the protein MGRVAAAGAGLVALVVLGAPRGAGAELSGVFQFKGWVECHFSNGTEKVRLVQKYIYNREEYLRYDADVGRYEGFNPYGEWNARRFNSNPKWMQYIPSRVDLYCTHSYGCYTPFLVERQVLPSVSISLMPSSSQPGPGRLLCSVMDFYPAQIQVRWFQGQQELSEHVVATDVVANGDWTYQLLVLLETPPRRGLSYTCQVEHVSLEQPLRQRWEMPPDAARSKMLTGIGGFVLGSVFLALGLGFYVCKKSS